The following are encoded together in the Apus apus isolate bApuApu2 chromosome 7, bApuApu2.pri.cur, whole genome shotgun sequence genome:
- the KIAA0040 gene encoding uncharacterized protein KIAA0040 homolog produces MEQKISSFFNSILELIRTKHEEGIFNTVCLAVLLGLPFVVLIALIFICCHCCFCSRRRERRKKGGPSSNGQLHAERNKKKKKKKDEEDLWISAQPKLLLLDKRPSLPI; encoded by the coding sequence ATGGAGCAGAAGATCAGCTCTTTCTTTAATTCCATCTTGGAGCTCATCCGTACCAAGCATGAGGAAGGCATCTTCAACACTGTGTGCCTGGCCGTGCTGTTGGGTCTGCCCTTTGTTGTCCTCATTGCACTCATTTTcatctgctgccactgctgcttctgcagccggaggagagaaagaaggaaaaaaggtggTCCCAGCAGCAACGGGCAGCTACACGCTGAgaggaataagaaaaagaagaagaagaaggatgAAGAGGACCTGTGGATCTCTGCTCAGCCCAAGCTGCTCTTGCTGGACAAGAGACCCTCCTTGCCCATCTAG